CGATCGTCCCGCCGATTCTGCATCAGTCCCCGGTGCATTTGCCCGGCCAGCCCATTGAGGTATCGCGTTACATTCGCGTTCGGGTAGAAGGTTCGGGCGTACGACAGATCATCGGTCAGTTCCACAAAACGGGCCGTCAGTTCATCAGGATCACGGGTCGGGTTCTGTTCAATGTCGCGCCACTTATCAGAGTTGCGTTTAACGAAAAGGGCTTCACGCATAGGAAGTCGTCGGTCTGTAGCCGTCAGTCGGCTAGGAAAGGGTAAATTAGTGAAGTTCCCAATGGCGACCAAGTTGGGCATTCGTTTTCTATGAAAAACTTTTGACTAAACCATCGTAACTTACGACTTTTGACAGACGACTTATTCATTTCTCCTGCATGGCTGTTGCGATTCGCACCTCCCAAAACGTTCTTCTGGAATACGAACCAGCCAGCATTGGCGAACGAATTCTGGCAGCACTGATGGATTACCTGGTGATATTTGGCTGGCTTATCCTGACCGTTTTTTTGCCCACTTCGCTAGGTTATCAGATCAATAGCTTTTACAGCCTTTTCATTGCTCTACCCGCCGTTTTTTACGACCTCCTGAGCGAGTGGTTACTCAACGGCCGCAGCATCGGTAAGCTCGCCATGCGTATTCGGGTGGTTATGCTCGACGGATCACCACCGGGGATTGGCGCCTATCTGATTCGGTGGTTGTTCCGAATCATTGAGTCGGCTGCGTTTTTAGGAGGCATTGTCCCCGTCATTACGATAGCTGCTAATGGAAAAGGCCAACGCCTTGGCGACATAGCTGCCGGGACCACCGTTGTCCGGCTGAAACCCGCTGTTACGCTCGACGACGTCGTTATTAAACCCTTTACAGACAACTACATCGTTCAGTTTCCCGACGTTCGGCTACTTTCCGATCACGACATCGCCATTGTGCGAAATGTAGTACGGCAGGGCGACCAACCTCTTTTCCAACGTACTGCCGACAAGGTTAAAGACGTTACCGGAATTCGTAGTGATCTGGAAAACCGGGAGTTTCTGCTTACCGTTATTAATGACTATCAGTTTATTACAACACAGTAACGCGGCTGGAAAGCCGCAAACTATTTAATGAACGGCTTTCCAGCCGCGTTGCCTATGCTTGATTCAATTAAATCGCTCGCCCGTCAGTATGCGGCTGACATCATTCAGACCCGCCGACATTTGCATGCCCATCCCGAGCTATCCTTTCAGGAGCGCAACACGGCCCGGTTCGTCGCCGACCAGTTAAAAGCCATTGGTATAACGCCCCAGGAAGGTATTGCCGATACGGGTTTGGTTGCCTTAATTGAAGGAAACAAAGGGTCGTCGGGTAGTACAAGGGTAGTTGGTTTACGGGCCGACATGGACGCTCTGCCCATCCACGAAGCCAATGATGTCCCCTACAAATCGACCATCGATGGGGTAATGCATGCCTGCGGACACGATGTGCATACCGCCAGCTTACTGGGTGTAGCGCGTATCCTTCATGTACTGCGTGACCAGTTCGATGGAACCGTCAAGCTGGTTTTTCAGCCCGGCGAGGAGAAAGCGCCTGGTGGGGCCTCGCTTATGATTAAAGAAGGCGTACTCGAAAATCCGACTCCTGTCAGTATGATTGGGCAACATGTAGCACCCAATATTCCGGTGGGCAAAATCGGGTTCCGCGAAGGTATGTACATGGCCAGTACCGACGAATTGTACCTGACTGTCCGGGGCAAAGGGGGCCATGCCGCCATGCCCGACAACCTGGTAGACCCCGTTCTGATTGCGTCGCATATCATTGTGGCCTTGCAGCAGGTTATTAGTCGAAATCGGCCACCAGCCAGCCCATCCGTATTATCCTTTGGCCGATTCATCGCCGATGGCGTTACCAACGTGATTCCCAACGAAGTTACCATTCAGGGGACGTTCCGCTGCATGAATGAAGAATGGCGGGCCGAAGGTAAACGACGCATGGTAAAATTGGCCCAGGGCATTGCCGAAGCCATGGGTGGCTCCTGCGAATTTGAAATTGTCCACGGCTATCCTTACCTCAAAAACCACCCCGAACTGACCCGCCGAGTACGGGCCGAAGCCGTAACCTACATGGGTGCCGAAAATGTAGTCGATCTGGATTTGTGGATGGCTGGTGAAGATTTTGCATTTTACTCACAAGTGGTTGACTCCTGCTTTTACCGACTCGGCACCCGCAATGAAGCGAGGGGGATCATCTCTGGAGTCCACACGCCCACGTTCGACATCGACGAAGCGGCTCTCGAAACGGGTGCTGGGCTTATGAGCTGGCTAGCGGTTCAGGAATTGGCAATTCTATAATTTCATATTTGGAAATATAATTCCGAATCATGAAATATTTCTCAGCTATAATTTGTTATGTTTATGGTTGTTATCAGCAAAACGGTACTAAGCAAATATGCCGATATACATCCTGACGTAGGCTCTGCCTTAAATGACTGGTATACGCTTGTCAAAGACGCAGATTGGAAGAATTTAGCCGATATCAAACAGTCTTTCAATTCTGTTGATTACGTGGCCGATAACCGATATGTTTTCAATATCAAAGGAAACCACTACCGATTAGTAGCGATGATCTTCTTTTCGGTTCGCACAGTCTATATTAAATTTATTGGTACCCATGCAGAATACGATAAGATTGACGCTGGAACAATAGACTTACAGGATTGATGAACATAACAAACTGGGATGAACATAGGATTGCCCTCCAGAAAATTGATGCCCTTATCGCACAGGGCTTTGAGGGCAATGCTGAGCTAGAAACTAGGTTTTTGGTTTTGGCAAAAGCGATTGAGGCATTTGAAGACAGCATCCCGCTCATGCCAATTCGTACACCAGATACGTTGCCAGGAATGATCCATATCAAAATGGCGGAACGAAATATGAAACAAAAGGATATGGCAAAGCTTCTGGGAGTATCAACCGCCCGTTTGTCGGAGGTAATGAATGGGAAACGACGCATTACCATTGACTTAGCGAAAAAACTTTACGAGCGTTTAGATATTAGCCCGGAGTTTATTTTGAAAATGGCGTAACCTGACAGGCCTAAAACTTCGGTTAACGCTACTGGACGAATTCCTGGCTCCATCCATCTGGGGATAGACCTCATCACACCTGAAAACTCTATCCCTAAATAGCACAAACCATTCCTTGATTGTTATACATTTGTAATTCCTTAATTCGTTCTACCTGAAAGTCTAATTGCTATAACCTATGAACAGAAGAGATGCCCTCATGCGGGTGGCCGCGCTGGCAGGCGCAACCATGTCGTTGCCAGCTCTGGCCGATACGCTTGAAGCCTCAGCCACTCGACGTGCCCTCACCGGCAAACCTGTCTTCTTTACGGCCGATCAGGACGCTACTGTCGCTGAACTGGCCGATACCATTATCCCGACCACTAAGACTCCGGGAGCCAAAGCGGCTAAGGTCAATGAAGTTATCGACGTTATTCTGAAGGACTGCTATAAACCTGATGATCAGCAACGCTTCGTCGAAGGGTTAGCGCAAACCAATAAGTGGAGCCAGGAAGCCTACGGAAAAGCATTTGTGCAACTTGATCCGGCACAGCGGATTGAGATCGTCAAAAAACTTGAAGCTGACGACAAAGCGCAGCGGGCCCAAATGGCTCCGGCTAAATCCGTTGCTAAAGTCGAAAACTCCCAGGCCGACCTCCAGATGCCTACCGCCAAAAAACGGTACACGCCTTTCTATTCAATACTGAAAGATTTGACACTTACTGGCTATTTCACCTCCGAAATCGGCTGCACACAAGCACTGGAGTATGTGCCTGTTCCGGGCCGTTATGATGGCTGTATTACATTGAAGCCGGGCCAGAAAGCGTGGGCTATCTAATTTTTAGTATTAGGCGCGGGGAGTGAAGAGTGAGAATGCTTCGCATGACGAGATTGCGCCAGCTATTCTCACTCTTCACTCCTGGCTCCTCACTCCTTAATAAAGACATGAATCTCAATATAGACGCAAAAAAAGATATGACCTACGACGCAATCGTTGTAGGATCAGGCATTTCGGGAGGCTGGGCATCGAAAGAGCTAACCCGGCTAGGCTTAAAAGTACTTATGCTGGAACGGGGCCGTGATGTAAAACACATTGAAGGCTACCCAACAGCCATGAATAATCCCTGGGATTTCCCTCACCGGGGTCGCATCACGACTCTGGCAGCTGAAGAATACTGGGCCAACATGCGGACGGGCTACACGGCTAACGAAGAATGGCGGCACTTTTTCGAGAATGACAAGGAAAACCCATACCTCGAAAAACGGAAAGTCGACTGGATTCGTGGTTACCACGTAGGAGGCCGTTCGCTGATGTGGGGGCGTCAGAGTTACCGCTGGAATAAAGAAGACTTCATGGCTAACGGCAAAGAGGGCATCGGTGTGGACTGGCCCATTCGTTACGAAGACCTGGCTCCCTGGTACACCCACGTCGAAACGTTTATCGGTGTTTCGGGTAATAAAGATGGTATTGACGTACTGCCCGATGGTAACTTCCTGCCCCCCATGCAGCTCAATTGCCTCGAACGGGAAGCCAAAAAGCGAATTGAAAAAGCGTTCCCCAAACGGCTCGTTACCATTGGCCGTACCGCTCACCTGACCCAACCCCAGAAATGGCATACCGATCTGGGGCGGGCTGCTTGTCAATTCCGCAATCAGTGTATGCGGGGATGTCCTTATGGGGCTTATTTCAGCACCCAGGCCGCTACTTTACCAGCAGCTATGAAAACCGGACGACTGACGCTCCGACCGGATTCCATCGTATCGGAGGTATTGTACGATGAGAAAAAAGGAAAAGCTACCGGCGTTCGGGTGATTGACCAGAACACCAAAGAAGTCCGTGAATACTATGCCCGGATTATCTTCCTGAACGCATCGGCCTTTGCCAGTACATCTATTCTGATGAACTCTAAGTCGCATCGGTTCCCGAACGGCATGGGTAATGACTCGGATCAACTTGGCCGCAACATCATGGACCACCATCTGGCGGCAGGTGCGGCTGGTAGCTTCGAAGGCATGGAAGACCAATACTATTTCGGTCGTCGGGCCAATGGAGTATACATCCCTCGTTACCGCAACTGGAATGGCGACAAGCGCGATTACGTCCGTGGGTTCGGTTATCAGGGTGGCGCTGGCCGTGGCGGCTGGGGACGTGGAAACGGTATGGAAGGCTTCGGAGCCGACTTCAAAGAAAGTCTGACGCAACCCGGCCCCTGGACCATGAGCCTGGGTGGTTTCGGCGAAATGATTGCCGATCCCAACAACCGCATGACGCTTTCGCCTGATCAGAAAGACAAATGGGGATTACCCCTGATTGTTTTCGACGCAGCTTACGGCGAAAACGAGAAGAAAATGCGGATCGATATGATGAACGACGCAGCCGAAATGCTGGAAGCTGCTGGCTTCAAAAACGTCACGCCTTATAACGACACGACCAAGAACCCAGGTATTGGTATTCACGAGATGGGTACGGCCCGCATGGGCCGTGATCCTAAAACGTCGGTTTTAAATGCCCACAATCAGATTCATGCGGTCAAAAACGTATTCAATACGGACGGTGCCTGCATGACATCCGCTTCGTGCGTGAACCCTTCCTTAACCTATATGGCGCTGACGGCCCGTGCAGCTGACTTTGCCGTGAAGGAAATGAAGAAGGGCAATCTGTAATACCGTTTTTATGTACGTCAAAGGCAGGGAGAGCTACTCTTCCTGCCTTTTTTATGAAGCAAATTACATTTTTAATTAAATTTTAAAACAACCCGCCATTAGTATAGTTATACCATAGAATATCAAGCAATAATAGAACTCAACGATGAAAAAAGTAATGATGATGGGATGTATGCTAGTAGCTGGCATCGCCTTTAGTGCCACGGCACAATCGACCAATACGACGACAAATACAAATGCGGGTACAACCGCAACATCGCCAACAACCGGAACACGGACTAATTCGGGTACATACCAGTCGCAGCCGCCAACCGGAACCACGAATTCAACAAATCCGGCAACCAATACGAACATGAGTACGTACCCTACTCAGCCAACGACCCCAACAACGGTGAATCCGCAGCCTACAACGGGGACTTACCAAACGCAGCCGCAAACGGGTATCAATAACTCAACGACCGGAACAGGCACAACCAATGGCACTGGAACCGGTACAATGAATACAGGTACGACCAATACCGGTACAACAACGACAACCGATCCACAAAGTACAATGGGTACTACTGATCGGTTAAATAACGGGACCACAACTAACGGTTCAACCCGTACACGTAGTGGTACGACCACATCGCCAACAACAACACGTCCCCGGTCAATGACCAACTAACTGATGAAGTCAGGTTTATTGGCATCATTTGCCCGGTAAATCGATGACTGAAATACAACGAAGTAGGTAACTTTGTAAAGTTGCCTACTTTTTTTATGTCACTTTCTGCTGAGTTGATTACGCTAAATGGCCTGACTGTCCGTCGAAGTGGCCAGCCTGTTTTAACTGATTTAACCTTTACACTCCGTCCAGGCGAATGCTGGGCCGTAGTAGGTCCAACGGGTAGTGGTAAAACCACATTTTTACAGACGCTTGCCGGGCAATTTCATGCGCCACCAGATACACTCATGCGACAGGCGCGCACAGAGTTCGTGTCGTTCAAAGAAGAATCCAGCCGCTTTTCCTACAGCAGTTATTTCTACCAACAACGCTATCAGGCTACCATGAGCGACGAAGGCACAGACGGTAGCTATTCATCGACCCCAACCTTACGCGACTTCTTGCAACTGACCAATACGGAGGAATCAGCAACGCTGGTCGACCGTTTAGGTTTATCTCCATTGCTCAATCGATCGTTCATCAAGTTATCCAACGGTCAGACTCGTAAAGCTCGCATTGGCAAAGCCCTGCTAAAACACCCGTCCGTTCTATTGCTGGATAGCCCTTTTGTGGGTCTCGATGCCATTTCCCGTGCGGAACTAACCGATTGGCTCGGTGAACTCATGCACCACGGGTTAACACTTATGCTAGTCAAAGAGCCCGATGATATTCCGGCGTTTGTAACACACGTGGTCGTGCTGGAGAAGGGGCGAATTGCCTGGTCTGGCCCCAAAGAAGCCTATCAATATAGCCCGCCAGAGCCTCCATCGATAGCCCCCCCAGCCTTACAGGTCTCGGCTCCAGCACCCGACTTTGAAGAGGCCTTTCGCCTTTGTGATGTAACGGTACGTTATGGCGACACCATCATCCTCGATCACATCGGCTGGACGGTTCGGACTGGTGAACGATGGGCCTTGTTTGGCCGGAATGGGGCTGGTAAGTCTGTGCTGCTTAGTCTGCTATATGGCGACCATCCGCAGGCTTATTCGAATGATGTGCGTGTATTCGGCCATCGACGCGGGAAGTCGGGCGAAAGCATTTGGGATGTAAAACGTCGTATCGGCTTTATTTCGCCCGAATTACATCTTTATTTCCCTCAAAATCTGACCGCTCGTCAGGTAGCCCTTACCGGGCTGACCGATACGCTTACCCCTCCCAGCCAGGTTGCAGCTGTTTCTGAAGTGGATTTATCGTCCTTGTTTGCTTATTTCGGGCTGACCCAATTGCTTCACCGCTCGTTTGGCACACTGTCGGCAGGTGAGCAGCGATTGATATTGCTGATTCGAGCCTTTTTAAAAAATGCCCCTGTTCTACTTCTCGACGAACCGTTTCAAGCCATCGACCATAGCCATGTTCAGCTGGCCAGGCAGTTGATCGACAGTTTTACCAATAAAACAATCCTGTTCGTTACGCACGACCAATCTGAACTGCCGGGCAGCATCAATCAGGTCTTTTCTATTCATGTTACTGCTTCTTAAAAATCAAATAAATCCTTTTAACGGCTTTTGGTATACACTTAATTAAACTTGTAGTCTTCTATAAT
This window of the Spirosoma aerolatum genome carries:
- a CDS encoding RDD family protein — its product is MAVAIRTSQNVLLEYEPASIGERILAALMDYLVIFGWLILTVFLPTSLGYQINSFYSLFIALPAVFYDLLSEWLLNGRSIGKLAMRIRVVMLDGSPPGIGAYLIRWLFRIIESAAFLGGIVPVITIAANGKGQRLGDIAAGTTVVRLKPAVTLDDVVIKPFTDNYIVQFPDVRLLSDHDIAIVRNVVRQGDQPLFQRTADKVKDVTGIRSDLENREFLLTVINDYQFITTQ
- a CDS encoding M20 metallopeptidase family protein, whose translation is MLDSIKSLARQYAADIIQTRRHLHAHPELSFQERNTARFVADQLKAIGITPQEGIADTGLVALIEGNKGSSGSTRVVGLRADMDALPIHEANDVPYKSTIDGVMHACGHDVHTASLLGVARILHVLRDQFDGTVKLVFQPGEEKAPGGASLMIKEGVLENPTPVSMIGQHVAPNIPVGKIGFREGMYMASTDELYLTVRGKGGHAAMPDNLVDPVLIASHIIVALQQVISRNRPPASPSVLSFGRFIADGVTNVIPNEVTIQGTFRCMNEEWRAEGKRRMVKLAQGIAEAMGGSCEFEIVHGYPYLKNHPELTRRVRAEAVTYMGAENVVDLDLWMAGEDFAFYSQVVDSCFYRLGTRNEARGIISGVHTPTFDIDEAALETGAGLMSWLAVQELAIL
- a CDS encoding type II toxin-antitoxin system HigB family toxin, whose translation is MFMVVISKTVLSKYADIHPDVGSALNDWYTLVKDADWKNLADIKQSFNSVDYVADNRYVFNIKGNHYRLVAMIFFSVRTVYIKFIGTHAEYDKIDAGTIDLQD
- a CDS encoding helix-turn-helix domain-containing protein, with translation MNITNWDEHRIALQKIDALIAQGFEGNAELETRFLVLAKAIEAFEDSIPLMPIRTPDTLPGMIHIKMAERNMKQKDMAKLLGVSTARLSEVMNGKRRITIDLAKKLYERLDISPEFILKMA
- a CDS encoding gluconate 2-dehydrogenase subunit 3 family protein; protein product: MNRRDALMRVAALAGATMSLPALADTLEASATRRALTGKPVFFTADQDATVAELADTIIPTTKTPGAKAAKVNEVIDVILKDCYKPDDQQRFVEGLAQTNKWSQEAYGKAFVQLDPAQRIEIVKKLEADDKAQRAQMAPAKSVAKVENSQADLQMPTAKKRYTPFYSILKDLTLTGYFTSEIGCTQALEYVPVPGRYDGCITLKPGQKAWAI
- a CDS encoding GMC oxidoreductase, encoding MNLNIDAKKDMTYDAIVVGSGISGGWASKELTRLGLKVLMLERGRDVKHIEGYPTAMNNPWDFPHRGRITTLAAEEYWANMRTGYTANEEWRHFFENDKENPYLEKRKVDWIRGYHVGGRSLMWGRQSYRWNKEDFMANGKEGIGVDWPIRYEDLAPWYTHVETFIGVSGNKDGIDVLPDGNFLPPMQLNCLEREAKKRIEKAFPKRLVTIGRTAHLTQPQKWHTDLGRAACQFRNQCMRGCPYGAYFSTQAATLPAAMKTGRLTLRPDSIVSEVLYDEKKGKATGVRVIDQNTKEVREYYARIIFLNASAFASTSILMNSKSHRFPNGMGNDSDQLGRNIMDHHLAAGAAGSFEGMEDQYYFGRRANGVYIPRYRNWNGDKRDYVRGFGYQGGAGRGGWGRGNGMEGFGADFKESLTQPGPWTMSLGGFGEMIADPNNRMTLSPDQKDKWGLPLIVFDAAYGENEKKMRIDMMNDAAEMLEAAGFKNVTPYNDTTKNPGIGIHEMGTARMGRDPKTSVLNAHNQIHAVKNVFNTDGACMTSASCVNPSLTYMALTARAADFAVKEMKKGNL
- a CDS encoding ATP-binding cassette domain-containing protein, giving the protein MSLSAELITLNGLTVRRSGQPVLTDLTFTLRPGECWAVVGPTGSGKTTFLQTLAGQFHAPPDTLMRQARTEFVSFKEESSRFSYSSYFYQQRYQATMSDEGTDGSYSSTPTLRDFLQLTNTEESATLVDRLGLSPLLNRSFIKLSNGQTRKARIGKALLKHPSVLLLDSPFVGLDAISRAELTDWLGELMHHGLTLMLVKEPDDIPAFVTHVVVLEKGRIAWSGPKEAYQYSPPEPPSIAPPALQVSAPAPDFEEAFRLCDVTVRYGDTIILDHIGWTVRTGERWALFGRNGAGKSVLLSLLYGDHPQAYSNDVRVFGHRRGKSGESIWDVKRRIGFISPELHLYFPQNLTARQVALTGLTDTLTPPSQVAAVSEVDLSSLFAYFGLTQLLHRSFGTLSAGEQRLILLIRAFLKNAPVLLLDEPFQAIDHSHVQLARQLIDSFTNKTILFVTHDQSELPGSINQVFSIHVTAS